A genomic stretch from Asterias rubens chromosome 7, eAstRub1.3, whole genome shotgun sequence includes:
- the LOC117292908 gene encoding protein dimmed-like: MSWSQLEEEFHSREGLEAWSAAMEQQAAANDRHRVQKRQLHRTNSVEEGSNDGSAEGESSTGSIAEEPESITKRAKSTRKTGGNRRRKSGNARERNTRRLESNERERMRMHSLNDAFQDLRNTIPHVTCQRKLSKIETLTLAKNYIEALSDTVVKLKSDLDDIQSLYGLSKDVDSNMNIVPKKDIILNDATDMEDLQLKF, encoded by the coding sequence ATGTCTTGGAGTCAATTGGAGGAAGAGTTTCATTCCCGGGAAGGTTTGGAGGCTTGGTCAGCAGCTATGGAGCAGCAGGCCGCCGCCAACGACAGACATCGCGTACAGAAGAGACAGTTACACCGAACGAACTCTGTGGAAGAAGGGTCCAATGATGGTTCAGCTGAAGGGGAGTCTTCCACAGGATCCATTGCTGAGGAACCGGAGAGTATAACAAAGCGCGCCAAATCAACTCGTAAAACTGGCGGGAACCGGCGCAGGAAAAGTGGAAATGCACGAGAGAGGAACACTCGCCGACTTGAAAGCAATGAGCGAGAGCGCATGCGCATGCACTCTCTCAACGACGCCTTCCAGGATTTGAGAAACACCATACCCCACGTGACGTGCCAGAGAAAACTCTCAAAAATTGAAACTCTGACCCTAGCCAAGAACTACATAGAAGCACTTTCAGATACCGTAGTCAAGTTGAAATCAGATCTGGATGACATACAGTCTCTGTACGGCTTAAGTAAAGACGTAGACTCTAACATGAACATAGTCCCCAAAAAAGACATCATCTTGAACGATGCAACCGACATGGAAGACTTACAGCTGAAATTCTAA